The Malus domestica chromosome 10, GDT2T_hap1 genome contains a region encoding:
- the LOC103445872 gene encoding ATP-dependent zinc metalloprotease FTSH 12, chloroplastic-like isoform X2, with amino-acid sequence MGERGIKRKTLYWLLSVFNNPAPLLHCGFKKGMWRKMTPKGLTMNKFVEGPDGTLVHDSSYVGEDAWYDDPQLPQDNVKQVIDSDVKFNPEEKKELEEDLGISAEVQQDSGTWRERLQKWKEILQKEKLAEQLDSANSKYVVKFDMKEVENSLCKDVVEKVTESQGTRALWIAKRWWLYRPRLPYTYFLQKLDCSDVAAVVFTEDLKRIYVTMKEGFPLEYVVDIPLDPCLFEIISSSGVEVDLLQKCQIHYFMKVLIALVPGILILWLIRESVMHITSKRFLYKKYNQLFDMAYAENFILPVGDVG; translated from the exons ATGGGGGAAAGAGGAATAAAAAGAAAGACGCTTTACTGGCTCCTCTCAGTTTTCAATAATCCAGCCCCTCTGTTACATTGTGGGTTTAAGAAAGGCATGTGGAGGAAGATGACACCCAAAGGCTTGACAATGAATAAGTTTGTGGAAGGACCTGATGGAACACTTGTTCATGATAGTTCTTATGTGGGAGAGGATGCATGGTATGATGATCCACAGCTTCCTCAGGACAATGTGAAACAAGTTATTGACAGTGATGTAAAATTTAATCCAGAGGAAAAGAAGGAACTAGAGGAAGACTTGGGAATATCGG CTGAAGTTCAACAAGATAGTGGAACATGGCGTGAAAGGCTTCAAAAATGGAAAGAGATCCTTCAGAAGGAAAAGTTAGCTGAGCAGTTGGATTCTGCCAATTCTAAGTATGTAGTTAAATTCGACATGAAAGAGGTTGAAAACAGTCTTTGCAAAGATGTGGTAGAAAAGGTTACAGAGTCACAGGGAACAAGGGCATTATGGATAGCTAAAAGATGGTGGTTGTATCGTCCTAGACTTCCGTATACCTACTTTCTTCAAAAGCTTGACTGCTCTGAC GTTGCTGCTGTTGTATTTACGGAAGACCTAAAAAGGATATATGTTACTATGAAAGAAGGTTTTCCATTAGAATATGTT GTTGATATCCCCCTAGACCCTTGCTTGTTTGAGATTATCTCAAGTTCTGGAGTTGaagttgatcttcttcaaaaGTGCCAGATTCACTACTTTATGAAAGTTCTGATTGCATTGGTGCCTGGGATACTTATTCTCTGGCTTATACGCGAGTCTGTGATGCACATCACTTCTAAGCGATTCCTTTACAAAAAGTATAATCAACTATTTGATATGGCTTATGCGGAAAACTTTATCCTG CCAGTTGGAGATGTGGGGTAA
- the LOC103445868 gene encoding SKP1-like protein 11, protein MSTEEKKIEDPASSASATEENKSEASASASASASEAPSTTENDGAEKKKISLKTSDGEVFEIDGDIAMQFQTVKSFFQDEGVGDMVMPLPNVHSAELVNIIDFCTKTQHLHRKVEHDEAWRKELRKISTDFVRELTTDRVMELILAADFLHVDLLLEVLNQTVADRIKNKSVEHVRKLFGVESDYTPEEEQKLREEYAWAFEGVDED, encoded by the coding sequence ATGTCGACCGAGGAGAAGAAGATTGAAGACCCCGCCTCCTCCGCCTCTGCCACCGAGGAAAACAAGAGTGAAGCCTCCGCCTCCGCCTCCGCCTCCGCCTCCGAGGCGCCGTCTACGACGGAAAACGACGGCGCGGAAAAGAAGAAGATCTCCCTCAAGACCTCCGACGGCGAGGTCTTCGAGATCGACGGGGATATCGCGATGCAGTTCCAGACCGTCAAGTCGTTCTTCCAGGACGAGGGCGTCGGCGACATGGTGATGCCGTTGCCGAACGTGCACAGCGCGGAGCTCGTGAACATCATCGATTTCTGCACCAAAACCCAACATCTGCATCGGAAAGTGGAGCACGATGAGGCGTGGAGGAAGGAGCTGAGGAAAATCAGCACCGATTTCGTCAGGGAGTTAACAACCGACCGCGTGATGGAGCTGATCCTGGCCGCCGACTTCTTGCACGTCGATCTATTGCTGGAAGTGCTGAACCAGACCGTGGCGGATCGGATCAAGAACAAGAGCGTCGAGCACGTGAGGAAGTTGTTCGGCGTCGAGAGCGATTACACGCCCGAGGAAGAACAGAAGCTTCGCGAGGAGTATGCTTGGGCTTTTGAAGGAGTCGATGAAGACTGA
- the LOC103445872 gene encoding ATP-dependent zinc metalloprotease FTSH 12, chloroplastic-like isoform X3 codes for MVWSSSFVYSQDIKTWESKRVAALIFYVFVTLVSCQRIYVAIRAPLQYRQRKELTEAYMEAVIPEPSPINVRRKMGERGIKRKTLYWLLSVFNNPAPLLHCGFKKGMWRKMTPKGLTMNKFVEGPDGTLVHDSSYVGEDAWYDDPQLPQDNVKQVIDSDVKFNPEEKKELEEDLGISAEVQQDSGTWRERLQKWKEILQKEKLAEQLDSANSKYVVKFDMKEVENSLCKDVVEKVTESQGTRALWIAKRWWLYRPRLPYTYFLQKLDCSDVAAVVFTEDLKRIYVTMKEG; via the exons ATGGTATGGTCATCTTCATTTGTTTATTCTCAAGATATAAAGACATGGGAATCTAAAAGAGTTGCTGCTTTGATATTCTATGTTTTTGTTACCTTGGTTTCTTGCCAAAGAATATATGTAGCAATTCGAGCACCTCTCCAATATCGTCAAAGAAAAGAGTTGACAGAGGCTTATATGGAGGCAGTGATTCCTGAACCATCTCCAATTAATGTTAGAAG AAAGATGGGGGAAAGAGGAATAAAAAGAAAGACGCTTTACTGGCTCCTCTCAGTTTTCAATAATCCAGCCCCTCTGTTACATTGTGGGTTTAAGAAAGGCATGTGGAGGAAGATGACACCCAAAGGCTTGACAATGAATAAGTTTGTGGAAGGACCTGATGGAACACTTGTTCATGATAGTTCTTATGTGGGAGAGGATGCATGGTATGATGATCCACAGCTTCCTCAGGACAATGTGAAACAAGTTATTGACAGTGATGTAAAATTTAATCCAGAGGAAAAGAAGGAACTAGAGGAAGACTTGGGAATATCGG CTGAAGTTCAACAAGATAGTGGAACATGGCGTGAAAGGCTTCAAAAATGGAAAGAGATCCTTCAGAAGGAAAAGTTAGCTGAGCAGTTGGATTCTGCCAATTCTAAGTATGTAGTTAAATTCGACATGAAAGAGGTTGAAAACAGTCTTTGCAAAGATGTGGTAGAAAAGGTTACAGAGTCACAGGGAACAAGGGCATTATGGATAGCTAAAAGATGGTGGTTGTATCGTCCTAGACTTCCGTATACCTACTTTCTTCAAAAGCTTGACTGCTCTGAC GTTGCTGCTGTTGTATTTACGGAAGACCTAAAAAGGATATATGTTACTATGAAAGAAG GTTGA
- the LOC108169256 gene encoding ATP-dependent zinc metalloprotease FTSH 12, chloroplastic-like: protein MSKEVVLGGDVWDLLDELMVYMGNPMQYYERDVKFGVLLSGPPGTGKTLFARTLAKESGMPFVFASGAEFTDSEKSGAARINEMFSIVRRNAPSFVFVDEIDAIDGRHARLDPRGRATFEALIAQLDGE from the exons ATGTCCAAGGAAGTTGTGTTAGGAGGTGATGTTTGGGATCTTCTTGATGAGCTGATGGTTTATATGGGAAATCCAATGCAATACTATGAGAGAGATGTCAAGTTT GGTGTTCTTCTATCTGGACCTCCTGGAACTGGCAAAACACTTTTTGCGAGGACACTAGCCAAGGAAAGTGGAATGCCATTTGTTTTTGCTTCAGGTGCTGAGTTCACAGACAGTGAGAAAAGTGGTGCTGCAAGAAttaatgaaatgttttcaaTTGTAAGGAGAAAT GCTCCTTCTTTTGTATTTGTGGATGAAATCGATGCTATTGATGGAAGGCATGCAAGATTAGATCCTCGAGGGAGAGCAACTTTTGAGGCTTTGATTGCACAGCTTGATGgggaataa
- the LOC103445872 gene encoding ATP-dependent zinc metalloprotease FTSH 12, chloroplastic-like isoform X1, which produces MVWSSSFVYSQDIKTWESKRVAALIFYVFVTLVSCQRIYVAIRAPLQYRQRKELTEAYMEAVIPEPSPINVRRKMGERGIKRKTLYWLLSVFNNPAPLLHCGFKKGMWRKMTPKGLTMNKFVEGPDGTLVHDSSYVGEDAWYDDPQLPQDNVKQVIDSDVKFNPEEKKELEEDLGISAEVQQDSGTWRERLQKWKEILQKEKLAEQLDSANSKYVVKFDMKEVENSLCKDVVEKVTESQGTRALWIAKRWWLYRPRLPYTYFLQKLDCSDVAAVVFTEDLKRIYVTMKEGFPLEYVVDIPLDPCLFEIISSSGVEVDLLQKCQIHYFMKVLIALVPGILILWLIRESVMHITSKRFLYKKYNQLFDMAYAENFILPVGDVG; this is translated from the exons ATGGTATGGTCATCTTCATTTGTTTATTCTCAAGATATAAAGACATGGGAATCTAAAAGAGTTGCTGCTTTGATATTCTATGTTTTTGTTACCTTGGTTTCTTGCCAAAGAATATATGTAGCAATTCGAGCACCTCTCCAATATCGTCAAAGAAAAGAGTTGACAGAGGCTTATATGGAGGCAGTGATTCCTGAACCATCTCCAATTAATGTTAGAAG AAAGATGGGGGAAAGAGGAATAAAAAGAAAGACGCTTTACTGGCTCCTCTCAGTTTTCAATAATCCAGCCCCTCTGTTACATTGTGGGTTTAAGAAAGGCATGTGGAGGAAGATGACACCCAAAGGCTTGACAATGAATAAGTTTGTGGAAGGACCTGATGGAACACTTGTTCATGATAGTTCTTATGTGGGAGAGGATGCATGGTATGATGATCCACAGCTTCCTCAGGACAATGTGAAACAAGTTATTGACAGTGATGTAAAATTTAATCCAGAGGAAAAGAAGGAACTAGAGGAAGACTTGGGAATATCGG CTGAAGTTCAACAAGATAGTGGAACATGGCGTGAAAGGCTTCAAAAATGGAAAGAGATCCTTCAGAAGGAAAAGTTAGCTGAGCAGTTGGATTCTGCCAATTCTAAGTATGTAGTTAAATTCGACATGAAAGAGGTTGAAAACAGTCTTTGCAAAGATGTGGTAGAAAAGGTTACAGAGTCACAGGGAACAAGGGCATTATGGATAGCTAAAAGATGGTGGTTGTATCGTCCTAGACTTCCGTATACCTACTTTCTTCAAAAGCTTGACTGCTCTGAC GTTGCTGCTGTTGTATTTACGGAAGACCTAAAAAGGATATATGTTACTATGAAAGAAGGTTTTCCATTAGAATATGTT GTTGATATCCCCCTAGACCCTTGCTTGTTTGAGATTATCTCAAGTTCTGGAGTTGaagttgatcttcttcaaaaGTGCCAGATTCACTACTTTATGAAAGTTCTGATTGCATTGGTGCCTGGGATACTTATTCTCTGGCTTATACGCGAGTCTGTGATGCACATCACTTCTAAGCGATTCCTTTACAAAAAGTATAATCAACTATTTGATATGGCTTATGCGGAAAACTTTATCCTG CCAGTTGGAGATGTGGGGTAA
- the LOC108174436 gene encoding ATP-dependent zinc metalloprotease FTSH 12, chloroplastic-like, giving the protein MNGLTNNRHILDMITKELLEKSRITGLEVEEKIKDLSPVMFEDFVKPFQIDLEQDGPLPHNDKLRYKPLDIYPAPLHRC; this is encoded by the exons ATGAATGGTTTGACAAACAATAGGCACATATTGGACATGATTACGAAGGAACTATTAGAGAAGTCAAGGATTACTGGTTTG GAGGTTGAAGAGAAAATTAAGGACCTTTCTCCAGTGAtgtttgaggattttgtaaagcCATTTCAGATAGACTTGGAGCAG GATGGACCGTTGCCGCATAATGATAAGTTGCGGTATAAACCGCTGGACATATATCCTGCACCACTGCATAGATGTTAA
- the LOC103445870 gene encoding peroxisomal 2,4-dienoyl-CoA reductase [(3E)-enoyl-CoA-producing]-like: MDSPFKADAVKGKVALITGGGSGIGLEMSTQFGKHGASIAIMGRRKQVLDSAVSELRSLGIQAVGFEGDVRKQEDAKRVVESTFQHFGRLDILVNAAAGNFLVSAEDLSPNGFRTVMDIDAVGTFTMCHEALKYLKKGGPGRGSSGGGTILNISVTLHYTAAWYQVHVSAAKAAVDATMRNLALEWGTDYDIRVNGIAPGPIGDTPGMSKLAPKEINSKARDYMPLYKLGDKWDIAMAALYLTSDAGKFINGTVIVVDGGLWLSRPRHLPKEAVKQLSRTVEKRSRNAPVGVPSSKL; this comes from the exons ATGGACTCGCCGTTCAAGGCTGATGCGGTGAAAGGGAAGGTGGCTCTGATAACCGGAGGTGGGTCAGGAATCGGGTTGGAAATGTCGACCCAATTCGGCAAACATGGAGCCTCCATTGCCATCATGGGCCGCCGGAAGCAAGTGCTTGACTCAGCCGTCTCCGAGCTTCGATCTCTTGGAATTCAG GCTGTTGGTTTTGAGGGAGATGTTCGTAAACAGGAAGATGCAAAAAGAGTGGTGGAATCAACTTTCCAGCATTTTGGTAGGCTTGACATACTTGTGAATGCTGCAGCTGGCAATTTTCTTGTATCAGCAGAGGATCTATCACCTAATGGATTTCGAACAG TTATGGATATTGATGCTGTTGGTACATTCACAATGTGCCACGAAGCACTCAAGTATCTTAAAAAAGGAGGGCCCGGAAGGGGCTCATCTGGTGGTGGAACAATATTGAACATCAGTGTTACTTTACATTATACAGCAGCTTGGTATCAAGTCCATGTATCAGCAGCCAAG GCAGCTGTCGATGCCACTATGAGAAACTTGGCACTCGAGTGGGGAACTGACTACGACATTAGGGTCAATGGAATAGCACCGGGTCCCATTGGTGATACACCTGGCATGAGTAAACTTGCACCTAAGGAGATAAATAGCAAAGCTAGAGATTACATGCCTTTGTATAAACTAGGGGACAAATGGGATATTGCTATGGCGGCTCTCTACCTTACTTCGGATGCAG GtaaattcatcaatggaacTGTCATTGTAGTAGACGGGGGACTTTGGCTGAGCCGGCCTcgccatctgccaaaagaagCAGTGAAACAGCTTTCTCGAACAGTAGAGAAGAGATCTAGAAATGCACCAGTAGGGGTTCCAAGCAGCAAGTTGTAA
- the LOC103445869 gene encoding DEAD-box ATP-dependent RNA helicase 36: MAEEENTVSVGFPLFKPSATKSPKLSKNPNPAATAAPSAPDLQIEKSTNPNPDSAATFADLGLADWVLRTCDELGMKKPTAVQSHCIPEILAGRDVLGIAQTGSGKTAAFALPILQRLSENPFGVFALVVTPTRELAYQLAEQFRALGASLHLRCSVVVGGMDSLTQTQSLTARPHVVIATPGRIKVMLGQKDIRPVFSNTKFLVLDEADRLLDVGFEEELRAVFECLPKSRQTLLFSATMTSELRALNRPSANKAYKYEAYEGFRTVDTLKQQYVYKPKSVKDVYLVHILSKLEDMGVRSAIIFVAKCRTCHLLSLLLEELDQRFSALYSFKSQSLRLAALHRFKSGQVPVLLATDVANRGLDIPTVDLVINYDIPRDPTDYVHRVGRTARAGRGGLAISFITQKEVNLVKKIEEVVGKQMEEFECKENDALADITKVFKARRVAKMKMLDDGFEEKEQERKKQKLKMLEEKGLLKKRSKKRKREKSDK; encoded by the exons ATGGCCGAAGAAGAAAACACAGTCTCCGTCGGCTTCCCTCTCTTCAAACCCTCAGCAACCAAATCCCCAAAACTCTCCAAAAACCCTAACCCCGCCGCAACCGCTGCCCCCTCCGCCCCTGACCTCCAAATAGAAAAATCCACAAACCCTAACCCCGACTCCGCCGCCACATTCGCCGACCTCGGCCTCGCCGACTGGGTCCTCCGAACATGCGACGAGCTCGGTATGAAAAAGCCCACGGCGGTCCAATCCCACTGCATCCCCGAAATCTTAGCGGGCCGGGACGTGCTGGGCATCGCCCAGACCGGTAGCGGCAAGACGGCGGCGTTCGCTCTGCCGATTCTGCAGCGGCTCTCCGAGAACCCTTTCGGGGTTTTCGCACTGGTGGTCACGCCGACGAGGGAGCTGGCGTATCAGTTGGCCGAGCAGTTTAGGGCTCTGGGGGCGTCTTTACACTTGCGGTGCTCTGTGGTTGTCGGAGGCATGGATAGCTTGACTCAAACTCAGAGCTTGACGGCTAGACCGCATGTGGTGATCGCCACGCCGGGGAGGATTAAGGTTATGCTTGGCCAGAAGGATATTCGTCCTGTGTTCTCTAACACCAAG TTTCTAGTTCTGGATGAAGCAGATAGATTATTGGATGTTGGCTTTGAAGAGGAGCTGAGAGCTGTGTTTGAGTGCTTGCCAAAGAGTCGGCAAACTCTGTTATTTTCTGCAACTATGACAAGTGAACTCCGAGCACTGAATAGACCTTCTGCAAATAAGGCATACAAGTACGAGGCATATGAAGGTTTCAGAACAGTTGACACTCTAAAGCAGCAATATGTTTACAAACCAAAAAGTGTGAAGGATGTTTATCTGGTACACATTTTGTCTAAACTTGAAGATATGGGTGTTCGCTCGGCCATCATATTTGTTGCAAAATGCAG GACTTGTCACCTTTTGAGTTTGTTACTAGAGGAGCTTGATCAAAGATTTTCAGCGTTGTATTCATTCAAGTCCCAGTCTCTAAGACTTGCTGCATTACATCGATTCAAATCTGGACAGGTTCCTGTGTTGCTTGCAACTGATGTTGCCAATCGTGGTTTGGACATTCCGACAGTCGACCTAGTAATCAATTACGACATTCCAAG GGATCCAACGGATTATGTTCACCGCGTGGGGCGTACTGCAAGAGCAGGCAGAGGAGGTTTAGCCATCAGCTTCATTACCCAA AAAGAGGTAAACCTTGTTAAGAAAATAGAAGAAGTTGTAGGGAAACAAATGGAGGAATTTGAATGCAAGGAAAACGACGCTCTTGCTGATATTACCAAG GTTTTCAAGGCCAGGCGTGTTGCAAAGATGAAGATGCTGGATGATGGGTTTGAAGAGAAAGAACAAGAACGGAAGAAACAAAAGCTAAAGATGCTAGAAGAGAAAGGTTTACTGAAGAAAAGGAGCAAGAAGAGGAAAAGGGAAAAATCTGACAAGTAA